One genomic region from Populus nigra chromosome 8, ddPopNigr1.1, whole genome shotgun sequence encodes:
- the LOC133701423 gene encoding phospholipase A1-Ibeta2, chloroplastic-like has protein sequence MALQISSTLPAQKLHLFQARRASFKRQHSTLKPTSTITPSLNYSSTSSSTTGQAKKHLANLEKLLQKQVPEPINQTVSQPVHIISNNGSLENNWGKNLLERLNSFRVWPAMKAAEEMSPRHLNRLQRLLSKTEEYSPRNHLGPRWREYHGSNDWKGLLDPLDENLRREVVRYGEFVQASYHAFHSNPAMSAAKPPLPQQVTLPDRSYRVTKSLYATSSVGLPKWVDDVAPDLGWMTQRSSWIGYVAVCEDRREIQRLGRRDIVIALRGTSTCLEWAENMRAQLVETPGEHDPTEIQPKVECGFLSLYKTAGANVPSLSQSVVQEVRRLMELYRGETLSITVTGHSLGAALALLVGDELSTCAPQVPPVAVFSFGGPRVGNKGFANQINAKNVKVLRIVNSQDVITRVPGIPMVEELNDNMPLAYAHVGTELRVDTKMSPYLKPNADVACCHDLEAYLHLVDGFIASNCPFRANAKRSLVRLLNEQGSNVKRLYTSKAHALSLSFERKGLAASGCLPSPS, from the coding sequence atggcTTTACAGATTAGCTCAACGCTTCCAGCCCAAAAACTCCATCTCTTTCAGGCCAGACGTGCCAGCTTCAAACGCCAACACTCTACGCTAAAACCCACCTCAACAATAACTCCTTCTTTAAATTATTCCAgtacatcatcatcaacaaccgGGCAAGCAAAAAAACACCTAGCAAATCTTGAAAAACTCCTCCAAAAACAAGTCCCAGAACCAATTAACCAAACTGTATCGCAACCAGTTCACATAATTTCTAATAATGGGTCCTTGGAGAATAACTGGGGAAAGAACTTATTAGAACGTCTTAATTCGTTTAGAGTTTGGCCTGCAATGAAAGCAGCTGAGGAAATGTCACCTAGACATCTAAACAGGCTTCAACGTCTGTTATCTAAGACAGAGGAGTATTCTCCGAGGAACCATCTTGGTCCTCGGTGGCGAGAGTATCACGGTAGCAATGATTGGAAGGGACTTCTTGACCCACTCGACGAGAATCTCCGGCGAGAAGTTGTGAGATACGGAGAGTTTGTTCAAGCATCTTATCATGCTTTTCATTCTAATCCCGCCATGTCAGCAGCGAAACCTCCATTACCCCAACAGGTGACACTTCCCGATAGGTCCTACAGAGTGACGAAGAGTCTTTATGCGACTTCCTCGGTTGGGTTGCCTAAGTGGGTGGACGATGTGGCACCGGATCTTGGATGGATGACCCAACGGTCCAGTTGGATCGGGTATGTTGCCGTATGCGAGGACcggagggagatccaacggttagGAAGGAGGGATATCGTTATCGCATTGCGGGGGACTTCTACATGTCTTGAATGGGCAGAGAATATGAGGGCCCAGTTAGTTGAAACGCCTGGAGAGCACGACCCGACTGAAATCCAACCGAAGGTGGAATGCGGGTTCCTGAGCTTGTATAAAACTGCAGGGGCTAATGTGCCTAGTTTATCCCAGTCTGTGGTTCAAGAGGTGAGGAGGCTTATGGAGTTATACAGGGGCGAGACCTTAAGCATTACAGTCACAGGACACAGCCTCGGCGCTGCCTTGGCTCTACTAGTAGGCGATGAATTAAGTACATGTGCGCCACAAGTGCCACCAGTCGCAGTTTTCTCCTTTGGTGGTCCTCGTGTCGGCAACAAAGGATTTGCAAACCAGATTAATGCCAAAAACGTTAAGGTGTTAAGAATTGTGAATAGCCAGGATGTTATCACTAGAGTCCCAGGAATACCCATGGTAGAAGAGCTAAATGACAACATGCCATTGGCCTATGCACATGTTGGGACAGAATTACGTGTAGACACAAAGATGTCGCCGTATCTAAAGCCCAATGCTGACGTGGCATGTTGCCATGACTTGGAGGCGTACCTCCACCTGGTTGATGGGTTCATCGCTTCAAACTGTCCGTTCAGAGCAAATGCCAAGAGGAGTCTAGTTAGGTTGCTCAATGAACAGGGATCTAATGTGAAGAGATTGTATACAAGCAAGGCACATGCCTTGAGTTTGAGTTTTGAAAGGAAAGGACTGGCCGCTTCCGGGTGTTTGCCGAGTCCATCCTGA
- the LOC133701679 gene encoding RGG repeats nuclear RNA binding protein A-like yields the protein MATANPFYILGDDDNNEDLSQLVAAAQLKAAEKPKKVDKLAAPTSQPAKLPTRPAPPAQAVREAKNEGGLGGGRGEGRGRGRGRGGSGGFNRDSNNNETSFTGNGFSGRSRPSEDGEAAERRGYGAPRGGFRGSRRGGYSNGEDREGERPRRLYERHSGTGRGNEIKREGSGRGNWGTPTDEIAPETEDPVVDNEKNVITEKQQGEEDAADANKDTAEKEPEEKEPEEKEMTLEEYEKVLEEKRKALLDLKTEERKVGLDKDLQCMQQLSSKKSNDEIFIKLGSEKDKRKDAADKEDRAKKAVSINEFLKPAEGERSYNPGRGGRGRGRGRGAYGSGYGSNARDVAAPSIEDPGQFPSLGGK from the exons ATGGCAACCGCGAACCCTTTTTATATCCTTGGTGATGATGACAACAATGAGGACCTTTCTCAGCTCGTTGCCGCGGCTCAGCTTAAGGCAGCTGAGAAGCCCAAGAAGGTTGATAAGCTAGCTGCTCCTACTTCTCAGCCTGCCAAACTCCCCACCAGGCCTGCTCCCCCTGCTCAAGCTG TGAGGGAAGCAAAGAATGAAGGTGGCCTTGGAGGTGGCCGTGGAGAAGGACGTGGGCGTGGGCGTGGTCGCGGTGGCAGTGGTGGATTTAACAGAGATTCAAATAACAATGAAACTTCCTTCACTGGCAATGGATTCTCTGGACGATCCAGACCATCTGAAGATGGGGAGGCTGCCGAGAGACGCGGATATGGTGCACCTCGTGGTGGTTTCCGTGGCAGTCGCCGTGGCGGTTATAGCAACGGGGAAGATAGAGAAGGTGAACGCCCCCGAAGGTTGTATGAACGTCACAGCGGCACTGGTCGCGG GAATGAGATTAAGCGTGAAGGGTCCGGCCGTGGTAACTGGGGAACTCCTACTGATGAAATTGCTCC GGAGACTGAAGATCCTGTTGTTGACAATGAGAAGAATGTCATAACTGAGAAGCAGCAAGGAGAGGAGGATGCTGCAGATGCCAATAAGGACACTGCTGAGAAAGAGCCAGAAGAGAAGGAGCCAGAAGAGAAG GAGATGACATTAGAAGAGTATGAGAAGGTTCTTGAAGAAAAAAGGAAGGCTCTGCTTGATCTGAAGACCGAGGAGAGGAAAGTTGGCTTGGACAAAGACTTACAGTGCATGCAACAGCTCTCAAGTAAGAAGAGCAACGATGAAATCTTTATCAAACTG GGTTCTGAGAAGGACAAACGAAAAGATGCTGCTGACAAAGAAGACAGAGCCAAGAAG GCTGTCAGTATAAATGAGTTCCTGAAGCCTGCTGAAGGGGAGAGGTCCTACAACCCTGGTCGTGGTGGTCGAGGCCGTGGCCGTGGAAGGGGTGCATATGGAAGCGGCTATGGAAGCAATGCTCGTGATGTGGCAGCCCCCTCTATTGAAGACCCTGGGCAGTTCCCCTCCTTGGGTGGCAAGTGA
- the LOC133701895 gene encoding pentatricopeptide repeat-containing protein At4g16835, mitochondrial, which produces MKTITQKFSSFYFPNLGIENVLFPNKTENPLSLHFLKTFSPAKQHASSLSTCTIQNPNADPNREANSPTKTQLYPTIFGKSTKPLHHHAKSSDVILSNKMITSHIRCGDLDSALNVFDNMTVKTTVTWNSVLAGLSKKRGKLKEAQELFVKIPEPDAVSYNTMLSCYVRNSNMERAQAFFEDMPIKDTPSWNTMITGFAQNQQMDKARDLFLIMPTKNLVTWNAMISGYVECGDLDSALKLFEKAPFKSVVAWTAMITGYMKLGRIGLAERLFEKMPEKNLVTWNAMIAGYIENHRAEDGVKLFRTMVGFGIQPNSSTLSSALLGCSELSALQLGRQVHQLVCKSPLCDDTTAGTSLISMYCKCGVLDDGWKLFVQVPRRDVVTWNAMISGYAQHGEGKKALGLFDEMIEKGMKPDWITFVAVLMACNHAGFTDLGVKYFHSMAKDYGLVAKPDHYTCMVDLLGRAGKLVEAVDLIEKMPFKPHAAVFGTLLGACRIHKNTEMAEFASQKLLNLDPASATGYVQLANVYAATKRWDHVARVRKSMKSCKVVKTPGYSWIEVKSMAHQFRSGDKFHPELASINGKLKELEKKMKLAGYVPDLEFALHDVGEEQKEQLLLWHSEKLAIAYGLIKLPPGTPIRVFKNLRVCGDCHRAIKYISQIERREIIVRDTTRFHHFKDGHCSCADYW; this is translated from the coding sequence ATGAAAACCATAACCCAaaaattctcttctttttaCTTCCCAAACCTCGGTattgaaaatgtattatttCCCAACAAAACAGAAAACCCACTTTCCCTCCATTTCCTCAAGACTTTCTCACCCGCCAAACAGCATGCTTCTTCTCTCTCCACCTGCACAATCCAAAACCCAAATGCCGATCCCAACAGAGAAGCAAATTCCCCAACCAAAACCCAATTGTATCCTACCATTTTTGGCAAATCTACCAAACCACTTCACCACCATGCCAAATCTAGTGACGTCATTTTATCAAACAAGATGATCACTAGCCATATCAGATGCGGGGACTTAGATTCTGCTCTTAACGTGTTCGACAACATGACTGTTAAGACAACAGTTACATGGAATTCGGTTTTGGCGGGTTTGTCAAAGAAGCGCGGTAAATTGAAGGAAGCCCAAGAACTGTTTGTTAAAATACCTGAACCAGATGCTGTCTCATATAACACCATGTTGTCTTGTTATGTACGTAATTCTAACATGGAAAGAGCTCAGGCTTTCTTTGAAGATATGCCCATTAAAGACACACCTTCTTGGAATACAATGATAACCGGTTTTGCGCAGAATCAGCAAATGGACAAAGCACGCGACTTGTTCTTGATAATGCCAACGAAAAATTTAGTCACTTGGAATGCTATGATTTCAGGTTATGTAGAGTGTGGGGACCTGGACTCCGCGTTAAAGTTGTTTGAAAAAGCGCCATTTAAGAGTGTGGTGGCCTGGACCGCTATGATCACTGGGTACATGAAGCTTGGGAGGATTGGATTGGCAGAAAGATTGTTTGAAAAGATGCCCGAGAAAAATTTGGTGACTTGGAATGCTATGATTGCAGGTTATATTGAGAATCACAGAGCTGAGGATGGTGTAAAACTTTTCCGAACAATGGTGGGATTTGGTATTCAGCCAAATTCGTCAACTTTGAGCAGTGCTTTGTTAGGGTGTAGTGAGTTGTCTGCTTTACAGTTGGGCAGGCAAGTGCATCAGCTAGTTTGTAAGTCTCCACTGTGTGATGATACAACCGCAGGAACTTCGTTGATTAGCATGTACTGTAAGTGCGGAGTTTTGGACGATGGCTGGAAATTGTTTGTTCAGGTTCCAAGGAGGGATGTTGTCACTTGGAATGCAATGATTTCTGGTTATGCTCAACATGGAGAAGGTAAAAAAGCTCTGGGTTTGTTTGATGAGATGATAGAGAAAGGAATGAAGCCAGACTGGATCACTTTTGTTGCGGTATTAATGGCCTGTAACCATGCTGGATTTACAGACCTTGGGGTTAAATATTTCCATTCAATGGCGAAGGATTATGGACTTGTAGCTAAGCCTGATCATTATACATGCATGGTTGATCTTCTTGGTCGGGCAGGTAAGTTAGTAGAGGCTGTGGATTTGATCGAGAAAATGCCTTTCAAACCTCATGCTGCTGTATTTGGAACCCTTTTGGGTGCTTGTAGAATACACAAGAACACTGAGATGGCGGAATTCGCTTCCCAGAAGTTGCTTAATCTTGATCCAGCTAGTGCAACTGGTTATGTTCAACTTGCTAATGTTTATGCAGCTACAAAAAGATGGGACCATGTTGCTAGAGTTAGAAAATCAATGAAAAGCTGCAAGGTGGTGAAGACACCAGGATACAGTTGGATTGAGGTTAAGAGCATGGCCCATCAGTTCAGATCAGGTGATAAGTTTCACCCAGAATTAGCTTCTATAAATGGGAAACTGAAGgagttggaaaagaaaatgaagttagCAGGGTATGTGCCAGATCTTGAATTTGCATTGCATGATGTAGGGGAAGAGCAAAAAGAGCAGCTTTTACTGTGGCACAGTGAAAAGTTGGCAATTGCTTATGGCCTTATAAAATTGCCACCTGGCACTCCAATCAGGGTGTTTAAAAACCTTAGAGTATGCGGAGATTGTCATAGAGCTATCAAGTACATATCACAAATAGAAAGAAGGGAAATCATTGTTAGAGATACTACAAGGTTTCATCATTTTAAGGATGGGCATTGCTCTTGTGCTGATTACTGGTAG
- the LOC133701896 gene encoding GTP-binding protein YPTM2 produces the protein MNPEYDYLFKLLLIGDSGVGKSCLLLRFADDSYLESYISTIGVDFKIRTVEQDGKTIKLQIWDTAGQERFRTITSSYYRGAHGIIVVYDVTDQESFNNVKQWLNEIDRYASENVNKLLVGNKCDLTANKVVSYETAKAFADEIGIPFMETSAKNATNVEQAFMAMAAEIKNRMASQPAMNNARPPTVQIRGQPVNQKSGCCSS, from the exons ATGAATCCTGAATA CGATTATTTGTTTAAGCTTTTGCTTATTGGAGATTCTGGTGTTGGAAAATCATGTCTACTTTTGAGGTTTGCT GATGATTCATATCTGGAGAGTTACATCAGTACCATCGGAGTGGACTTT AAAATCCGCACTGTGGAACAGGATGGGAAAACCATTAAACTACAAATT TGGGACACAGCTGGTCAAGAGCGTTTTAGGACAATCACAAGCAGTTATTATCGTGGAGCTCATGGAATCATT GTTGTTTACGATGTCACAGACCAAGAGAGCTTCAACAATGTTAAACAATGGCTGAATGAAATTGACCGTTATGCAAGTGAAAATGTGAACAAGCTTCTAGTTGGGAACAAGTGCGACCTCACTGCTAACAAAGTCGTCTCGTATGAGACAGCAAAG GCTTTTGCTGATGAAATTGGGATCCCTTTCATGGAGACAAGTGCAAAAAATGCCACTAATGTTGAGCAGGCCTTCATGGCTATGGCTGCAGAGATCAAGAACAG GATGGCAAGCCAGCCGGCCATGAACAACGCAAGGCCCCCAACAGTGCAGATTCGAGGACAGCCTGTCAACCAGAAGTCTGGTTGCTGCTCCTCTTAG